A stretch of Chitinophaga caeni DNA encodes these proteins:
- a CDS encoding translocation/assembly module TamB domain-containing protein: MSETPSKKSIKRKLLKWLLGIILALVLLPFIILLILQLPPVQNFVKNKAQNYLHKQLGTEVSIKSLRFKWWNELSLKGLYVEDKTRTPLVASGSLDVEYNLLALMRNKVIISSLDWNELDVNIYRPKTDSNFNYQFIIDAFSSGQATPPDTLVDESSTTIDFEIGNVHLNKFNLKYNDSLGGMLLSASWHGIELIPGKLNPGKNSYHVRELNIDSLHVAFQQDYIPSPSEPEPGAGDTGTAFLLAVDKFNLTHSKWLYKDEASGLSTSGNTDRIAIENARFDLLKTLIDADILTIAKTRVQLSLDTAAAPPPADTSVSSPNTWVVQANKIDVDSLYFQMDDETAPRLAKGIDYMHLGIYPLVLNASDVYYSNDSSSVNIGHTYLIEKSGLQLKEMKGNVVYTSKGASLKKFVLQTAGSKLDVDIDLGVPGWENISDQLGQLQIKANIRPSVLAVNEAGYFVPDLTNDTSMENIMQKRLSLQGNLAGSMANLIIPKFIARDQDGTLIDLSGSATNITSTDKLGFDFSRIKLQGNKQSIASWLPGNTLPGNVELPQNMLLTGSIKGGVQRLHPNLMFQSSFGNIGISGDVIDFTDTANLSYDLQLRTENLYVGKFIRDTTIGILNSEVTAKGKGTDPYHANLNSLVDIHQFTYNNYTYNDIHLEAELLEAQYKALGYVKDSSLKLQLHATGKVDTLHPGIDASVDIDKFDLYNTHFMTRPFILKSCLAAHIDNLQPRNLDASVIVDKIQFVDNDQLYVLDSIILTAGKEDDLQTVRLRSPFGYLSAQGDFNYQTFASSLQELINRQLMAPSLVQAYQPSERQWLQFDGTFSIPKSLRKWLPGIVMAQPLTLNGRFDTDSASLRTNIFLPAFQYDEFVIDTIRAHIDADTNALHANLNLARLQHPQFPLERTSVIARAQQGKLDWHLVLDDHKLQPKYRFGGILEYLQKDSLMFSLQDSLLLNYQTWSTVGENRVLIGDSGLVFADLGMSQGAQMIQIKTEDKKPGELLPGIIVQLKEFNLASLTSLIEKDTALVGGFATGKVQITNLDTNPLLDADVKIDSVKVMGTGVGNLALSATTPEVNQYRINAHISGNDNDITLFGTYGDQLDFELLLDKLNMKTVEPFTFGALTEMDGIANGKLEIKGTTDDPGITGQLYFKNVQSRVTMINSLFRLPGEELTFTQRGLEFKNFVVTDSARNEAVINGQILTRNMDNFIFRLDVTARNMMVLGPKVNKDQWYYGPAYIDADAQIRGSSNLPRITMNVKLREKSQVTVTVPEDDPGIANREGVVQFIDMDSPIDSSLLSAQDTLSLTNTHMSGFSFLGDIEVDPQSTMRIVIDPSNGDYLEVKGTATLNLSMDPSGKMSLTGRYEIDQGKYAMSLSQLIKREFDIQKGSTIIWNGDPLSADVNITARYSTAAPAIDLIGDQLTDGNTNRNMYNQKVPVYVYLKITGELLKPDIGFELDMPEKDQNIFGGAVITRLRQINQVESDLNKQVMGLLVLNRFISDNPFDALSSGGGSVEDVARKSVSKILSQQLNNLAGSLIKGVDINFDLESQEDYTSGSKTERTDLNVDVSKRLFSDRLTVSVGSNIPLSGSGAQQNASNIIGDVTVEYTLTKDGRYRVRAYRRNLTDVILEGQNIETGVSFILVMDYDEFREILHRKKIRTEQKLRNNEN, encoded by the coding sequence GTGAGCGAAACGCCTTCCAAAAAATCTATCAAAAGAAAACTCTTAAAATGGTTACTAGGAATTATATTAGCCCTGGTCTTATTGCCGTTTATCATCCTTTTGATCCTCCAGCTCCCCCCGGTTCAGAACTTCGTGAAAAACAAAGCGCAAAATTACCTTCACAAGCAGTTAGGAACGGAAGTAAGCATCAAATCCCTGCGTTTTAAATGGTGGAATGAATTATCCTTGAAGGGATTGTATGTAGAGGATAAAACCAGGACGCCACTGGTTGCATCCGGTTCCCTTGATGTGGAATATAACTTGTTGGCTTTGATGCGGAACAAGGTAATTATCAGCTCCCTAGACTGGAACGAGCTGGATGTGAATATTTACCGACCCAAAACCGACAGCAATTTCAATTATCAATTTATTATCGATGCTTTTTCAAGCGGCCAAGCCACCCCACCCGATACGCTCGTTGATGAAAGCAGCACCACGATCGACTTTGAAATTGGAAATGTACATTTGAATAAATTCAACTTAAAATATAATGATTCCCTCGGCGGCATGTTGCTAAGTGCAAGCTGGCACGGCATCGAATTGATCCCGGGAAAGCTCAACCCCGGGAAAAATTCATACCATGTGCGGGAGTTAAACATAGATAGTTTACACGTTGCCTTCCAACAAGATTATATCCCGTCTCCTTCCGAACCAGAACCGGGAGCCGGCGATACCGGCACCGCTTTTCTATTAGCAGTCGATAAGTTCAACCTGACCCATAGCAAATGGCTTTACAAGGATGAAGCCAGCGGTCTTTCAACCTCTGGAAACACGGACCGGATCGCTATAGAAAATGCCCGTTTCGATTTACTTAAAACACTTATAGATGCCGATATCCTGACTATTGCTAAAACCCGGGTTCAACTTTCGTTGGATACGGCGGCAGCACCGCCACCCGCAGATACTTCCGTTTCTTCACCGAATACATGGGTTGTCCAAGCAAATAAAATTGATGTCGATTCCTTATATTTTCAAATGGATGATGAGACGGCCCCCCGCCTAGCTAAGGGGATCGATTACATGCACCTCGGCATTTATCCCTTGGTATTGAATGCAAGTGATGTATATTATAGCAATGACAGTTCTTCTGTTAATATCGGCCATACTTACTTAATTGAAAAAAGCGGCTTGCAATTAAAGGAGATGAAAGGTAACGTGGTGTATACTTCGAAAGGCGCTAGCTTGAAAAAGTTCGTACTGCAAACTGCCGGAAGTAAACTGGATGTGGACATTGATCTCGGGGTACCCGGCTGGGAAAACATCAGTGATCAATTAGGTCAATTACAAATTAAGGCTAACATACGCCCTTCCGTTCTCGCGGTAAATGAAGCCGGGTATTTTGTGCCAGATCTTACTAACGACACATCGATGGAAAACATCATGCAAAAAAGGTTAAGCTTACAAGGGAACCTGGCAGGCAGCATGGCGAACTTAATCATCCCTAAATTCATCGCCAGGGACCAAGACGGCACCCTGATCGATTTAAGTGGAAGCGCTACCAATATAACGAGTACGGATAAACTTGGTTTTGACTTCAGCCGTATTAAACTACAAGGAAACAAGCAAAGTATCGCATCTTGGCTGCCTGGCAATACTTTGCCTGGAAATGTGGAGCTTCCTCAGAATATGTTACTTACAGGTAGTATTAAAGGTGGCGTACAAAGACTACACCCCAACCTGATGTTCCAGTCTTCCTTCGGAAATATCGGTATCTCGGGTGATGTGATCGATTTTACCGATACTGCGAATTTGAGTTATGATTTACAGCTCAGGACTGAAAATTTGTACGTGGGTAAATTTATACGTGATACCACGATAGGCATCTTGAACAGCGAAGTAACCGCTAAAGGAAAAGGTACCGATCCCTATCATGCCAATTTAAACAGCCTGGTCGACATCCATCAATTCACTTATAATAATTATACTTATAATGATATCCATCTCGAAGCGGAACTCTTAGAAGCCCAATATAAGGCGCTTGGTTATGTCAAAGATTCAAGTCTTAAATTACAATTGCATGCAACCGGGAAAGTTGATACGCTGCATCCAGGCATTGATGCTTCTGTAGACATCGACAAGTTCGATTTATACAATACGCATTTTATGACGCGCCCCTTTATATTAAAATCTTGCCTGGCGGCCCATATCGACAACCTCCAGCCAAGAAACTTGGATGCCTCCGTTATCGTCGATAAAATACAGTTTGTCGATAACGACCAACTGTATGTTTTGGATAGTATTATTTTGACGGCGGGAAAGGAAGATGATCTACAAACGGTTCGACTGCGATCTCCATTTGGATACCTGTCTGCGCAGGGTGATTTTAATTACCAGACATTTGCTTCATCGCTTCAAGAATTAATTAATCGCCAGTTGATGGCGCCAAGTTTGGTACAGGCATACCAGCCTTCAGAAAGGCAATGGTTACAGTTTGACGGAACTTTTTCAATTCCCAAATCATTGCGCAAATGGTTGCCCGGCATTGTTATGGCTCAACCTTTAACTTTAAACGGTAGGTTTGACACTGACAGCGCTAGCTTAAGAACCAATATTTTCTTACCTGCGTTCCAATATGATGAATTTGTAATTGACACTATCCGCGCTCACATCGATGCAGATACGAATGCATTGCATGCGAACCTGAACTTGGCCCGTTTACAGCACCCGCAATTCCCCTTGGAACGAACGTCCGTCATAGCTAGGGCGCAACAGGGAAAATTGGATTGGCACCTCGTTCTGGATGATCATAAACTTCAACCGAAATACCGCTTCGGCGGCATACTGGAATATTTACAAAAGGATAGTTTGATGTTCTCCTTACAAGATAGCCTTTTATTAAATTACCAAACGTGGTCTACTGTCGGAGAGAACCGCGTATTGATCGGTGATAGCGGGTTGGTGTTCGCTGATCTCGGGATGAGCCAAGGGGCGCAAATGATTCAAATCAAGACTGAGGATAAAAAACCCGGCGAGTTATTACCCGGGATCATCGTGCAGTTAAAGGAGTTTAACTTGGCTTCATTAACCAGCTTAATTGAAAAAGATACCGCGTTAGTTGGAGGGTTTGCCACCGGTAAAGTTCAGATTACCAACCTTGATACGAACCCGTTACTGGACGCAGATGTAAAAATTGATTCTGTGAAAGTTATGGGAACGGGCGTAGGCAACCTTGCACTTTCCGCTACAACCCCGGAAGTAAATCAATATAGGATAAACGCTCATATATCCGGGAACGATAATGATATAACGCTGTTCGGTACTTATGGCGATCAACTCGATTTCGAATTACTACTCGATAAATTAAATATGAAAACCGTGGAGCCATTCACATTCGGCGCACTCACCGAGATGGACGGCATCGCCAACGGTAAACTTGAAATTAAAGGCACCACCGATGATCCGGGTATTACCGGTCAACTTTATTTCAAAAATGTACAGTCGCGTGTCACAATGATCAACAGCTTATTCAGATTACCTGGTGAAGAACTTACTTTTACCCAGCGGGGACTGGAGTTTAAAAATTTTGTAGTTACGGATAGCGCCCGGAATGAAGCCGTCATCAACGGACAAATACTCACCAGGAATATGGATAATTTCATTTTCCGGTTAGATGTTACCGCCAGGAATATGATGGTCCTAGGTCCGAAAGTAAACAAAGATCAATGGTATTACGGTCCCGCCTATATTGATGCGGATGCGCAGATCCGCGGTAGTTCAAATCTTCCAAGGATCACGATGAATGTGAAGCTACGTGAAAAATCGCAGGTAACGGTTACCGTCCCCGAAGATGATCCCGGCATCGCTAACCGTGAAGGAGTCGTTCAATTTATAGATATGGATTCACCTATCGACTCCAGCCTATTATCTGCCCAAGATACTTTATCGCTTACCAATACCCATATGAGCGGTTTCTCTTTCCTCGGCGACATTGAAGTTGATCCACAATCAACAATGCGCATCGTGATCGATCCATCTAACGGGGATTATTTAGAAGTGAAAGGAACCGCGACATTGAATTTATCTATGGATCCAAGTGGTAAGATGAGTTTAACCGGCAGGTATGAAATTGACCAGGGGAAATATGCAATGTCCCTGAGTCAATTGATAAAAAGGGAGTTTGATATCCAAAAAGGCAGCACCATTATTTGGAATGGAGATCCTTTGAGCGCCGATGTTAACATCACGGCAAGATATTCTACTGCCGCGCCCGCAATTGATCTTATTGGCGACCAGCTAACTGATGGTAATACCAATAGGAACATGTACAATCAAAAAGTGCCGGTATACGTGTACTTGAAAATTACGGGGGAATTGCTCAAGCCCGATATTGGCTTCGAATTAGACATGCCTGAAAAAGATCAGAATATATTTGGAGGCGCCGTGATTACGCGCTTACGGCAGATCAACCAGGTAGAAAGCGACTTGAACAAACAGGTTATGGGCTTGTTGGTATTAAACCGGTTTATATCAGATAATCCTTTCGATGCATTGAGCAGCGGCGGTGGTTCCGTCGAGGACGTTGCCCGAAAGAGCGTTAGTAAAATACTTTCCCAACAGCTCAATAACTTGGCAGGGTCTTTAATTAAAGGTGTCGATATTAATTTCGATCTTGAATCTCAAGAAGATTATACTTCGGGCTCAAAAACTGAGCGCACCGACCTGAATGTGGATGTTTCCAAAAGGCTGTTCAGTGATCGTTTAACCGTGTCCGTAGGTTCCAATATACCGCTATCAGGATCCGGGGCGCAACAGAACGCCAGTAACATTATCGGTGATGTTACCGTGGAATATACTTTAACCAAGGACGGTCGCTACCGGGTACGCGCATACAGGAGAAATTTAACAGACGTGATCCTAGAAGGGCAAAATATTGAAACCGGGGTAAGCTTTATCTTGGTAATGGATTATGACGAATTTAGGGAAATCCTTCACCGGAAAAAAATCAGGACGGAACAGAAACTAAGAAACAACGAAAATTAG